The following proteins are encoded in a genomic region of Labeo rohita strain BAU-BD-2019 chromosome 5, IGBB_LRoh.1.0, whole genome shotgun sequence:
- the zbtb44 gene encoding zinc finger and BTB domain-containing protein 44 isoform X2 — protein MGVKTFTHNSPNHSQELLDKLNTLRSEGHFCDVTIRVQGQMFSAHKVVLACCSDFLRAKLSGKPADEDTVIVGEDNKHVLDLQHVTVAGFAPLLEYAYTSTLSISTENIIDVLAAASYMQMFAVANTCSEFMKSSILWNSASSGAGGPGSTQPPVLHRPQETPEGHASCTLAPVDALSPSPVSSECSVPERPIPVCRESRRKRKGFASPQPASSTSPQVPNPSPSSSSFPESSAQALEPSLAFSWTYPFGVDRRFASDKSKLPEGLLEPSGASSQDSSGRALVEYLACEGPRGLSVGGAAGVEEEEEEDVQVKVERLSDEEVHEEASQPVSAPHSSLSDQQTVPGNEHTQEDLLISPQSSSIGSLDEGVTEGLQSMQGTPNTTGHMEEDERLENVQYPYHLYISPSTRPGLNGPERPFQCPTCGVRFTRIQNLKQHMLIHSGIKPFQCDRCGKKFTRAYSLKMHRLKHEVSSSSQTT, from the exons ATGGGTGTGAAAACCTTCACTCACAACTCCCCCAACCACAGCCAGGAGCTTTTGGATAAGCTCAACACCCTACGCAGTGAGGGCCACTTTTGTGACGTCACCATCCGTGTACAGGGCCAGATGTTCTCGGCTCACAAGGTAGTGCTAGCCTGCTGTAGTGACTTCCTTCGAGCGAAGCTGTCTGGGAAGCCGGCTGATGAAGACACTGTAATTGTAGGCGAAGATAACAAACATGTGTTGGATCTCCAACACGTGACGGTCGCTGGTTTCGCTCCTCTTCTGGAATACGCCTACACATCCACCCTGTCCATTAGTACGGAGAATATCATTGACGTACTAGCAGCGGCTAGCTACATGCAGATGTTTGCGGTGGCCAACACTTGCTCCGAGTTCATGAAGTCCAGCATCTTGTGGAACTCGGCATCCTCGGGAGCAGGAGGTCCTGGTAGCACCCAGCCTCCGGTTTTACACAGGCCCCAAGAGACCCCTGAAGGCCATGCGAGCTGCACCCTCGCCCCTGTAGATGCCCTCTCGCCTTCTCCGGTCTCATCCGAGTGCAGTGTACCGGAACGTCCCATCCCTGTGTGCCGCGAGTCTAGACGCAAGCGCAAAGGCTTTGCGAGTCCGCAACCAGCATCCTCAACCTCTCCACAAGTCCCCAACCCCTCTCCATCCTCTTCCTCCTTCCCAGAGAGTTCAGCGCAGGCTCTGGAACCATCTCTGGCCTTCTCCTGGACATACCCTTTTGGTGTGGACCGACGGTTTGCATCAGATAAGTCAAAACTACCTGAAGGTCTTCTGGAACCATCTGGAGCATCGAGCCAGGACTCTAGTGGACGGGCATTGGTGGAGTATTTGGCCTGCGAAGGCCCACGTGGCCTAAGCGTAGGGGGCGCGGCAGgggtggaggaggaggaagaagaggatGTGCAGGTGAAGGTGGAGAGGCTGAGTGATGAAGAAGTGCATGAAGAAGCTTCTCAACCAGTTAGTGCTCCACACAGTTCTCTGAGTGACCAGCAGACGGTTCCTGGCAATGAACACACCCAAGAAGATCTACTCATTAGCCCTCAGTCCTCATCCATTG GCTCCCTGGATGAGGGGGTGACGGAGGGCCTCCAGTCCATGCAGGGCACTCCAAACACTACCGGTCACATGGAGGAGGATGAGAG GCTGGAGAATGTCCAGTACCCATACCACCTGTACATTAGCCCCTCCACTCGCCCAGGACTCAACGGTCCTGAGCGGCCCTTCCAGTGCCCTACATGTGGTGTCCGCTTCACTCGAATACAGAATCTCAAGCAGCACATGCTCATCCACTCTG GTATTAAGCCATTCCAGTGTGACCGCTGCGGGAAAAAGTTTACGCGGGCTTACTCCCTGAAGATGCACCGGCTGAAGCACGAAG